One region of Hemiscyllium ocellatum isolate sHemOce1 chromosome 4, sHemOce1.pat.X.cur, whole genome shotgun sequence genomic DNA includes:
- the LOC132812112 gene encoding TPR and ankyrin repeat-containing protein 1-like isoform X2 translates to MPGNEYSAAQISLKELFVNFLPMCRPFQYRDWITQLLRTLVSHGVKLESIGPFPLHSILKLAIRTNDRKLLKWIFSRKPYLQDTVNQQDDNGYSLLHVVASWQNGLDGYTHKFQTEDVRYLLQLGADLNIHDNRNKVPIYYLKKHKNFKAVDFINKHYSAMETDAASQESANQMEEGKSASGAVTFEEAVEQFVQFCNSEREDSCKNLMAQTEVQVFLQQLSTMTEINTAILQNIECKVASSLIKELLRRHKWHDTLLLLTGCCNEKQSKQPVLKCDLSDLDLCTVTRNLDQHENREWLLQNLMDYGASPCGVSTKESPICLSLKKEDFVLVHLFLINGAKPQDLSLTPGDTPLHAAVCIVLDKKDEIGLHILKYLLEKYSSDAAHYPYLNPSCQDSNGNTLLHIIFHKPYSKNHEEIMDLLSKFEINSKIKNKEGKQCTYKIKKDDPRFILWNKAISKNRKKREQNDQSQKSRTSRNVKNAMSRKRPSQQKVEKSESSQCDGQTPMNGPFEATFKVELEGHPLKSRDEPSIALTVEEVLVNEIRKMIQEFNMVEMPIEASSSKLPTSDTFLNDSAQTLESTTSAFKTSPSQNTDNTEVVMLNETTEHSNCSVQQDSGPEEVTDLQDLDFDNMTWEIECTSELLKKLSCRDVPQQMKTKIVKVIQQLGNGEWTQSLQKPLKHLNSPIKLYEAKLDKGARMLWELAVDFSPRCSEKPEKIFESELSSHPQERVTGRVYSEIIRIWDIILDHNKLNRALDMIRSSYDRGQNCILRKKLKGINKAVLTSNLNVQKRIPLFFVECIDWKEPKEKVPEYFPPASAVETEYNIMKFHSFSTNMALNILTNLEKRVEYPFRVGELEYAIIDLVPKPLQAIILIGRSGTGKTTCCLYRLWKHFQLYWEKTPIGNPWLVRQVWQKWKTGVMDDNDKESAMINDGTGSCDYVNGKEDFESVVQSCNSDLNGVPFDGCGSELTNDHEGMQVSPGDADKLEHFHQIFVTKNHVLCQEVLKNFIELSKSTKATSHFRPLEATIYRLQDIKDENFPLFLTSKQLLLLIDASLPDPFFPRNEDGSLKRTIVGWSVQEDMSIPDLGDEDEEEENEGEFLDDESRVAESHTKESDPRIFVTYEVFARDLWPKMVKGKSHFNPALVWKEIKSFLKGSIEALNSPQGCLTEEQYIKLGKKRAPNFQEDRSEIYHFFCLYQQIKSQFRYFDEEDVLYSISLRLSKSAVLPWSIHELYGDEIQDFTQAELATLMKSINDPNSMFLTGDTAQSIMKGVAFRFSDLRSLFYYAHDSNQNEKKQCNVAVPSRIYQLHQNYRSHSGILNLASGVVDLLQYYFPESFDRLPRDSGLFDGPKPSLLESCSVSDLAILLRGNKRKSQPIEFGAHQVILVTNEKAKEAIPEELNLALVLTIYESKGLEFDDVLLYNFFTDSEADKEWRIISTFQPSPQSKEKYGPILEQSMDDIAAQSRPLEFNMELHKLLNCELKQLYTAFTRARVNLWIFDENKGKRDPAFKYFINRDFVRVVKTDENRELDDSMFVKASTMQEWSERGDYFAKHQCWKVAAKCYQKGGDLEKEKLALAHDAVLNVQVKKRSQREIQIEYLQLAKTYLECNVPKLSMKCLRNAKEYKLCAELLQKLGKVGDAACSYRKAQCYRQAAKCYEQVHKFELALQMLCHGGFYNEAALAVERYKDLQPSIKFKYTADQFRLEAAAMFLNENKLTDMMASLNYLDPEDQLVFLKSKKCLSQAAELLKSQNREEEAAILMREHGKLQEAARLSNKKEFQAECLLAAARVILLKERKGEEISALEKESVQDMLDEATKLFEIRKRQLSEVAEAMLLKSLLNKETNVITEAFDIFVREYNSAGAVESLFILLQRDPEALSDFERSLTCLEMLMRLVKALNNPQNNAEKEMVKACYAFFGISRVDAKYGRIPRYEGVRILQLDFDLDPSEKQGSFYKCEIKKVRILLQKHFLLHLCDFADKIKSAGQNTPDICPKFICGLTCKSPSCQDYHRPLKRYEAKYSLNAKLYLTVLNGILLEAKDFYSKETFPEAEKIEDILTGDPYALCTPLLNAFYPKHFHQRVISESPVVCREVLGLIKGIKFHSFKSVLREYISHHFQCSTVEERRESTDLWVQAQQVYLLTCDYPKKIEDLLSKIEQAYDSERRKYERGSCDRDKRRTGLKGKRGMFPTDTLHLCIFRLLVTSMKGFYEHADPEECIHHFFRFMNVLIKRCTHAHLLIPSIANTVSMLEFQFVLCCSMLMHFQKNLVVCLPRSFIALIHYWNFMFKFNVKNRNPGGAFSIINEFKPKDVPRVIHKMKKHLAYLIRVLCGEESGHFNVLLDAFRDPDYTSSGEAERTAVLGVVMLINARYILECSIEKMIKSSFCEVERQLKKLCHHHESKVPARLVNLVENVNRAQTVNDVVISLQELLKTRDDEYLHDCFWKWDHHCGPGSVRGIYFQNIQAERFSDEYWTRNEEIALLSEEYYDVPDNVQYFDEKDEHLQDMAFELQKIANLRRKWQCVVHVISACRYLVKFLTQTNYDTVQPTTEVPSNFKEAQVDETQCDICGVRFSRGSKSYADLCRKQEHEEAANHISENWEDNEDEEESETLCLYDSFETHIRLEEHIKKVAAYNAYLTYFRRSVEPVMSKGRSMLHSLEEMATDYLTSKELAKVMSGKLQNSIHVVANLIDGIYNQKAWINGEEILSEKIYMLQEIVNDADMRQKQVLCHTDDGVEANQSAADFEEGLEDRQENFDELRSRKRRKGIKKKRKH, encoded by the exons ATGACAGGAAACTTCTTAAATGGATTTTCTCACGAAAACCATATCTACAGGATACAGTTAACCAACAGGATGACAATGGGTATTCCCTTCTACATGTTGTGGCTTCCTGGCAGAATGGGTTGGATGGATATACTCATAAGT TTCAGACTGAAGATGTGCGTTATCTCCTACAATTAGGAGCTGATCTCAATATTCATGATAATAGGAACAAGGTTCCAATTTACTACCTAAAGAAACACAAAAACTTTAAAGCAGTTGATTTCATCAATAAACATTATTCAGCAATGGAGACAGATGCAGCATCCCAAG AATCAGCAAACCAGATGGAGGAGGGTAAATCTGCTAGTGGTGCTGTTACATTTGAAGAGGCTGTCGAGCAGTTTGTACAATTCTGCAACTCAGAAAGAGAGGACTCTTGTAAAAACTTGATGGCCCAAACCGAAGTCCAGGTGTTTCTACAACAGCTGTCTACCATGACAG AGATTAACACGGCCATTTTACAGAATATTGAGTGCAAGGTTGCAAGCAGCTTAATCAAAGAGCTTCTTCGCCGTCATAAGTGGCATGATACTTTGCTGTTACTGACTGGGTGTTGCAATGAAAAGCAAAGCAAACAACCAGTTCTGAAATGTGACCTCTCTGATCTGGATCTTTGCACTGTCACTCGTAATCTTGACCAACATGAGAATAGAGAATGGCTTCTGCAGAATTTAATGGACTATGGAG CTTCTCCCTGTGGAGTTAGCACTAAAGAAAGTCCAATATGCCTGTCTTTGAAAAAAGAGGATTTTGTACTTGTGCATCTGTTTTTGATCAATGGAGCGAAACCGCAGGATCTTTCACTCACTCCAGGCGACACACCTCTGCATGCAGCAGTTTGTATTGTTCTCGACAAGAAAG ATGAGATTGGTTTGCATATATTGAAATATCTGTTGGAAAAGTATAGCTCTGATGCAGCTCATTATCCATATCTAAATCCCAGCTGTCAGGATAGCAATGGAAATACCTTGCTGCACATTATATTTCATAAACCTTACTCTAAAAATCATGAAGAAATAATGGATCTTCTAAGCAAGTTTGAAATCAACAGCAAGATAAAAAACAAGGAAGGGAAACAATGTACGTACAAAATTAAAAAAGATGATCCACGTTTCATCCTGTGGAATAAAGCAATATCAAAAAATCGAAAGAAGAGAGAACAAAATGACCAGAGCCAGAAGTCACGAACTTCAAGAAATGTGAAGAATGCAATGAGCAGAAAGCGACCTTCTCAGCAAAAGGTCGAGAAGTCAGAGAGTTCACAATGTGACGGACAAACACCAATGAACGGTCCCTTTGAAGCAACTTTTAAAGTGGAATTAGAAGGACATCCACTGAAATCAAGGGATGAACCAAGCATTGCTTTGACTGTGGAAGAAGTCCTAGTGAATGAAATTAGAAAAATGATTCAAGAGTTTAATATGGTTGAGATGCCAATAGAAGCAAGCTCTTCCAAACTACCCACTTCTGATACTTTTCTCAATGATTCAGCTCAGACTTTGGAATCGACAACTTCAGCTTTCAAAACTAGTCCTTCACAAAACACTGACAATACTGAAGTTGTGATGTTAAATGAGACCACAGAGCATTCAAACTGTTCTGTGCAGCAAGATTCAGGCCCTGAAGAAGTGACCGATTTGCAAGACCTGGATTTTGACAATATGACATGGGAGATTGAATGTACATCAGAGTTATTGAAAAAGCTCAGTTGCAGAGATGTACCTCAGcagatgaaaacaaaaattgtaaAGGTGATTCAGCAACTTGGAAATGGAGAATGGACTCAGAGCCTCCAAAAGCCACTCAAACATCTGAACAGCCCCATCAAGCTTTACGAAGCTAAACTTGACAAAGGAGCAAGAATGCTTTGGGAACTCGCAGTGGATTTTTCACCTCGTTGCAGTGAAAAGCCAGAAAAAATTTTTGAATCTGAGCTTTCTTCTCATCCTCAAGAGAGAGTCACAGGAAGGGTGTATAGTGAGATCATTCGAATCTGGGATATCATTCTAGACCACAATAAACTCAACCGAGCATTGGATATGATCCGCAGTTCATATGACCGTGGACAAAACTGCATCCTCCGCAAGAAACTTAAAGGAATAAACAAAGCTGTGCTTACTTCAAATTTAAATGTCCAAAAAAGAATCCCATTATTCTTTGTAGAATGTATCGATTGGAAAGAACCAAAGGAAAAAGTACCTGAATACTTCCCACCTGCTAGTGCAGTGGAAACAGAGTACAATATAATGAAATTTCATAGCTTTAGCACCAATATGGCTCTTAATATCCTTACTAATCTGGAGAAAAGAGTTGAATACCCTTTTAGAGTTGGCGAGTTGGAGTATGCAATAATTGACCTTGTCCCAAAACCATTACAGGCAATCATTCTGATTGGCCGAAGTGGAACAGGGAAGACTACTTGCTGCCTCTACAGACTTTGGAAACACTTCCAACTTTACTGGGAGAAAACACCAATTGGAAATCCCTGGTTGGTGCGACAGGTATGGCAGAAGTGGAAAACAGGGGTGATGGATGACAACGATAAAGAATCAGCAATGATAAATGATGGAACAGGTTCCTGTGATTATGTAAATGGCAAGGAGGATTTTGAATCCGTGGTCCAAAGCTGCAATTCGGATCTGAATGGAGTGCCATTTGACGGCTGTGGCAGTGAATTGACAAATGACCATGAAGGAATGCAAGTGAGTCCAGGTGATGCTGATAAACTTGAACACTTTCATCAAATCTTTGTTACCAAAAACCATGTGTTGTGCCAGGAAGTCTTGAAAAACTTTATAGAGCTTAGCAAGTCTACCAAAGCTACGAGCCACTTCAGACCTCTGGAAGCTACTATTTACAGACTTCAGGACATTAAGGATGAGAACTTTCCCCTGTTCTTAACCTCCAAGCAATTACTGCTGTTAATTGACGCGTCCTTACCAGACCCTTTTTTCCCTCGAAATGAAGACGGCAGTCTGAAACGGACAATTGTGGGTTGGTCTGTTCAAGAAGATATGTCAATACCAGATTTAGGTGACGAGGATGAAGAAGAGGAGAATGAAGGAGAGTTTCTGGATGATGAAAGTAGGGTTGCAGAGAGTCATACCAAAGAATCTGATCCCCGCATCTTTGTGACTTATGAGGTATTTGCAAGGGATCTTTGGCCTAAAATGGTAAAAGGCAAATCTCACTTTAATCCAGCTTTAGTGTGGAAAGAGATCAAATCCTTTTTGAAGGGTTCAATTGAAGCTTTAAATAGTCCTCAAGGTTGCCTTACAGAAGAACAGTACATTAAACTAGGAAAGAAGAGGGCACCAAATTTCCAGGAAGACAGATCTGAAATCTACCATTTCTTCTGCTTATACCAGCAGATAAAATCACAGTTTAGATACTTTGATGAGGAGGATGTGTTGTACAGCATATCACTGAGATTATCCAAATCAGCTGTACTGCCGTGGTCTATTCATGAACTTTATGGGGATGAAATACAGGACTTTACCCAAGCAGAGCTTGCCACCCTCATGAAAAGCATCAATGACCCAAATTCCATGTTCCTCACTGGTGACACAGCTCAAAGCATAATGAAGGGGGTTGCTTTCCGCTTCAGTGACCTGCGTTCCCTGTTTTACTATGCCCACGATTCCAAtcaaaatgaaaagaaacaatGCAACGTAGCTGTGCCTAGCAGAATTTACCAACTTCATCAGAACTACCGATCGCATTCAG GAATTTTGAATTTGGCTTCCGGTGTAGTGGATCTTCTTCAGTACTATTTTCCAGAGTCCTTTGATCGCTTACCGAGAGACTCTGGCCTCTTTGATGGACCGAAACCTTCCCTTCTAGAGTCCTGCAGTGTCAGTGACTTGGCGATTTTGCTTAGGGGAAACAAGCGGAAATCCCAGCCAATAGAATTTGGTGCTCATCAG GTTATTCTGGTCACGAATGAAAAGGCAAAGGAAGCAATTCCAGAAGAACTTAACCTGGCCCTGGTTTTGACAATTTATGAATCCAAAGGTTTGGAATTCGATGATGTCCTCCTCTACAATTTCTTCACCGATTCTGAG GCTGATAAAGAATGGAGGATCATCTCCACATTTCAACCTTCACCTCAGTCAAAAGAAAAATATGGGCCAATACTGGAACAATCAATGGATGACATTGCTGCACAAAGCAGACCTCTTGAATTCAATATGGAACTGCATAAG TTGCTGAATTGTGAGCTCAAACAATTGTACACCGCTTTCACAAGAGCAAGGGTCAATTTGTGGATCTTCGATGAAAACAAAGGGAAACGTGACCCAGCCTTCAAATATTTTATCAACAGAGATTTTGTCAGAGTTGTCAAAACAGATGAGAACAGAG AGCTTGATGACAGCATGTTTGTAAAAGCCTCAACGATGCAAGAATGGTCAGAAAGAGGTGACTACTTCGCAAAACATCAGTGTTGGAAG GTGGCTGCCAAGTGCTACCAGAAAGGTGGAGATTTGGAAAAAGAGAAACTGGCACTAGCACATGATGCTGTTCTCAATGTACAGGTCAAAAAAAGAAGCCAGAG GGAAATTCAGATTGAATACCTCCAGTTGGCGAAGACTTACCTTGAGTGCAACGTGCCAAAGCTGTCAATGAAGTGTTTGAGAAATGCAAAGGAGTACAAGCTCTGTGCAGAACTGCTTCAGAAATTAGGAAAG GTGGGAGATGCAGCTTGTTCGTACAGAAAGGCTCAGTGTTACAGACAAGCTGCAAAATGCTATGAACAAGTGCACAAatttgagttggcactccaaatGCTCTGCCATGGTGGATTTTACAATGAAGCCGCTCTGGCTGTGGAAAG ATACAAAGACCTTCAGCCTTCTATAAAATTTAAATATACTGCAGATCAGTTTCGTTTAGAGGCTGCTGCCATGTTTCTGAATGAGAATAAACTCACTGACATGATGGCCTCTCTGAATTATCTTGATCCTGAAGACCAGCTAGTTTTCCTCAAGTCAAAAAAGTGTTTGTCTCAAGCAGCTGAGCTCTTGAAAAGCCAGAACCGTGAGGAGGAAGCTGCCATTTTGATGCGGGAACACGGAAAGCTCCAAGAAGCAGCAAGACTTTCGAATAAGAAAGAATTTCAAGCTGAATGCCTTCTTGCTGCAGCCCGAGTGATCCTACtcaaagaaagaaaaggagaagAGATAAGTGCCTTAGAAAAAGAAAGCGTCCAGGATATGCTGGATGAAGCAACCAAACTCTTCGAAATCCGAAAACGACAGTTGTCTGAGGTAGCAGAAGCCATGCTCTTGAAAAGTCTTCTAAATAAAGAGACAAATGTGATTACAGAAGCTTTTGATATTTTTGTCAGAGAATATAACAGTGCTGGAGCTGTGGAGAGCCTCTTCATATTACTACAGAGAGACCCTGAGGCTTTGTCAGACTTTGAACGATCATTGACTTGTTTGGAAATGTTGATGAGGTTAGTGAAAGCGCTAAACAATCCTCAGAACAATGCAGAGAAAGAGATGGTCAAAGCTTGCTATGCGTTTTTTGGAATTTCACGAGTAGATGCCAAGTATGGCAGGATTCCACGATACGAAGGAGTGAGAATTTTGCAGCTGGATTTTGACTTAGATCCAAGTGAAAAGCAAGGCAGTTTTTACAAATGTGAAATCAAAAAAGTTAGGATCTTGCTACAGAAGCACTTTCTGCTTCACCTTTGTGACTTCGCTGATAAAATCAAATCAGCGGGACAGAATACTCCAGATATTTGTCCAAAGTTTATCTGTGGTTTGACTTGTAAATCTCCTTCCTGTCAAGATTATCACAGGCCTTTGAAAAGatatgaagcaaaatattcacttaatGCCAAGTTGTATCTGACTGTTCTAAATGGAATATTGCTGGAAGCCAAAGATTTCTATTCCAAAGAAACTTTTCCAGAAGCTGAGAAAATTGAAGATATTCTCACTGGAGACCCATATGCTTTATGTACCCCTCTGCTGAATGCTTTTTACCCAAAACATTTTCACCAGAGGGTTATTTCCGAAAGCCCTGTTGTTTGCCGTGAGGTTTTGGGATTAATAAAGGGGATTAAATTTCACAGCTTCAAATCCGTGCTGCGGGAGTACATATCTCATCATTTTCAATGCTCTACAGTAGAGGAAAGAAGGGAATCAACAGATTTGTGGGTACaggcccaacaggtttatcttCTAACTTGTGACTACCCCAAGAAAATTGAAGATCTGCTTTCAAAAATAGAGCAAGCATATGACTCTGAGCGAAGGAAATATGAAAGAGGCTCATGTGATCGAGACAAAAGGAGAACAGGCCTAAAAGGCAAGCGTGGGATGTTCCCTACTGACACATTACATTTGTGTATTTTCAGACTTCTAGTCACATCTATGAAGGGTTTTTATGAACACGCTGACCCAGAGGAATGTATTCACCACTTCTTCCGGTTCATGAATGTACTAATTAAGAGATGTACCCATGCTCATCTCCTCATCCCGAGTATAGCCAATACAGTGTCAATGCTTGAATTCCAGTTTGTTTTGTGTTGTTCCATGCTCATGCATTTCCAAAAGAACCTTGTTGTCTGTCTCCCAAGGAGTTTTATAGCTCTAATTCATTACTGGAACTTCATGTTCAAATTTAATGTCAAAAACAGAAATCCTGGAGGTGCATTTAGCATCATAAATGAGTTCAAGCCAAAGGATGTGCCCAGAGTCATTCATAAAATGAAGAAACATTTGGCTTACCTGATCCGAGTCTTGTGTGGTGAGGAGAGTGGACATTTCAATGTGCTTTTAGATGCTTTCCGTGATCCAGATTATACTTCTTCAGGAGAGGCTGAAAGGACAGCAGTTCTGGGTGTGgtaatgttgataaatgcaagATACATTTTGGAATGTTCGATCGAAAAGATGATCAAATCTAGTTTCTGTGAAGTAGAGAGACAGTTGAAAAAACTTTGTCATCACCATGAATCGAAGGTTCCAGCGAGACTCGTAAATCTTGTTGAAAATGTTAATAGAGCACAAACTGTTAATGATGTGGTGATCAGCCTTCAGGAGTTACTGAAGACAAGAGATGATGAGTATTTGCATGACTGCTTCTGGAAATGGGATCATCACTGTGGCCCTGGTTCAGTGCGGGGTATTTACTTTCAGAACATTCAAGCTGAAAGATTTAGTGATGAATATTGGACAAGAAATGAAGAAATTGCACTCCTCTCGGAAGAATACTATGATGTACCAGACAATGTTCAGTACTTTGATGAAAAGGACGAACACCTACAGGACATGGCTTTTGAATTGCAAAAGATAGCAAATTTGAGACGGAAATGGCAGTGTGTAGTACATGTAATTAGCGCATGCAGATACCTGGTAAAATTCTTGACACAAACAAATTATGATACTGTCCAACCAACGACTGAGGTTCCCAGCAACTTCAAAGAGGCCCAGGTAGATGAGACACAGTGCGATATTTGTGGAGTGAGATTTTCTAGAGGATCTAAAAGCTATGCTGACCTATGCCGAAAACAGGAACATGAAGAAGCTGCTAACCATATCTCAGAAAACTGGGAAGACAATGAAGATGAAGAGGAAAGTGAAACTTTATGCCTGTACGATAGCTTTGAAACCCACATCCGTCTTGAAGAGCACATAAAGAAAGTAGCTGCCTACAATGCTTATTTGACTTACTTCAGACGATCCGTGGAGCCTGTCATGAGCAAAGGCAGAAGTATGTTGCATTCTCTTGAAGAAATGGCAACTGATTACTTGACTTCTAAAGAACTAGCAAAAGTGATGTCTGGAAAGCTGCAGAACAGTATTCATGTTGTTGCAAATTTGATCGATGGTATCTACAACCAGAAGGCCTGGATAAACG GTGAAGAAATATTATCAGAGAAAATTTATATGCTTCAAGAGATTGTAAATGATGCTGACATGCGACAGAAGCAAGTACTCTGCCACACTGATGATG